The proteins below come from a single Pseudarthrobacter sp. SSS035 genomic window:
- a CDS encoding VOC family protein, producing MNISLKYAHVTVNDLDESLAFYRDALGLEVRNDVGSDGQRWVTLGSAAQPDLEIVLSPPHAGRSQADGDAIQELLTKGVMPMLVFNTDDLDATFETLRASGAEVLQEPIVQPWGPRQARPPEDKLNHRRTSCCLYAA from the coding sequence ATGAACATTTCATTGAAGTACGCACACGTCACCGTCAACGATCTCGATGAGTCCCTCGCCTTCTACCGCGACGCCCTTGGTCTGGAAGTCCGGAACGACGTCGGCTCGGACGGACAGCGCTGGGTCACGCTTGGCAGTGCCGCCCAGCCCGACCTTGAGATCGTCCTCTCCCCTCCCCACGCCGGCCGCTCCCAGGCCGACGGGGACGCCATCCAGGAGCTCCTCACCAAGGGCGTTATGCCCATGCTCGTGTTCAACACGGACGATCTCGACGCCACCTTCGAAACCCTCCGGGCGTCAGGCGCCGAGGTGCTCCAGGAACCCATCGTCCAGCCGTGGGGCCCACGCCAAGCTCGACCACCGGAGGACAAGCTCAATCACCGGCGGACCAGCTGTTGCTTATACGCAGCATAG